From Cellulophaga lytica DSM 7489, a single genomic window includes:
- a CDS encoding heavy-metal-associated domain-containing protein, translating into MKKMILTTAVLGLLAFTSCKNDAKQTTDGGNSTSVNVEDELATAKTTFGVRGNCGMCKSTIEKAAKSVDGVASANWDVKKKQITIAFNDDKTNEDAFHKAIAESGYDTEKSSGSEEAYKELPACCKYDHEMAMSVEE; encoded by the coding sequence ATGAAAAAGATGATTTTGACTACAGCTGTACTTGGCTTATTAGCCTTTACCAGTTGTAAAAATGATGCAAAGCAGACTACAGATGGTGGTAACAGCACTAGTGTAAATGTAGAAGATGAGTTGGCTACGGCTAAAACTACTTTTGGTGTGCGTGGTAACTGTGGTATGTGTAAAAGTACTATAGAAAAAGCAGCAAAATCTGTAGACGGTGTAGCTAGTGCAAATTGGGATGTTAAAAAGAAACAAATTACAATTGCTTTTAATGATGATAAAACTAATGAAGATGCATTTCATAAAGCTATAGCAGAATCTGGTTACGATACAGAAAAGTCTTCCGGAAGTGAAGAAGCTTATAAAGAATTACCTGCCTGTTGCAAGTATGATCATGAAATGGCAATGAGTGTAGAAGAATAA
- a CDS encoding helix-turn-helix domain-containing protein, with the protein MQETIYIKNMVCNRCIASVLDIFNAEGYVVESVELGKVIATKGAKSSFKNLSKMLTQIGFEVIANKTDTLIEQLKVAIIHKIENGETAHIFQALAKEFGKTETALSKLFSKSEGVTLEKYTINLKIEKVKEYIQLGQLNFSEIAYSLNYKTSSHLARQFKTVTGMSMSDYKNLENWDRKTLDQIV; encoded by the coding sequence ATGCAAGAAACAATTTATATAAAAAATATGGTTTGCAACCGTTGTATAGCTTCGGTTTTAGATATTTTTAATGCTGAAGGTTATGTGGTGGAGTCTGTAGAATTAGGAAAAGTTATTGCTACAAAAGGTGCTAAAAGTAGTTTTAAAAACTTAAGTAAAATGCTTACCCAAATTGGTTTTGAAGTAATAGCTAACAAGACAGATACTTTAATTGAACAATTAAAAGTGGCTATAATTCATAAGATCGAAAATGGAGAAACAGCTCATATTTTTCAGGCTTTAGCAAAAGAATTTGGTAAAACAGAAACAGCTCTTAGTAAGCTTTTTAGTAAGTCTGAAGGTGTAACGTTAGAGAAATACACCATCAACTTAAAAATAGAAAAAGTAAAGGAATACATACAGTTAGGACAACTAAATTTTTCTGAAATAGCTTATAGTTTAAATTATAAAACAAGTAGCCATTTAGCCCGCCAGTTTAAAACTGTTACAGGAATGTCTATGAGCGATTATAAAAATTTGGAGAATTGGGATAGAAAAACACTAGACCAAATTGTATAA
- a CDS encoding sulfite exporter TauE/SafE family protein — MLLSAFILGLMGSLHCVGMCGPIAFMLPVDRHSKLKKTVQIFIYHIGRLLAYGVIGLVFGLLGKGLYVFGLQQKLSIAIGILMIVIVLIPSEKIQKYNVSKPIYKLISKVKSKLGKELKKRTPDTFLTIGFLNGFLPCGLVYMALFGAIAMGNAAQGSLYMIIFGVGTIPLMTIAVYFGGMLKGVARKKVQQLIPVFVIVIGVLFILRGLGLGIPYVSPKPVVEMVSTNMECH; from the coding sequence ATGTTACTATCTGCTTTTATATTAGGGTTAATGGGAAGTTTGCACTGCGTAGGTATGTGTGGGCCCATAGCCTTTATGTTACCAGTAGATAGGCATAGCAAACTAAAAAAAACTGTTCAGATCTTTATTTATCATATTGGTAGGTTGCTTGCTTACGGAGTAATAGGTCTTGTTTTTGGGCTGCTAGGTAAAGGTTTGTATGTTTTTGGTTTGCAACAAAAACTATCAATTGCAATAGGAATTTTAATGATTGTTATAGTATTAATTCCATCTGAAAAAATACAAAAATACAATGTGTCTAAACCTATTTATAAGCTTATTTCTAAAGTAAAATCTAAATTAGGAAAGGAGCTTAAAAAAAGAACTCCAGATACGTTTTTAACTATTGGTTTTTTAAACGGATTTTTACCGTGTGGCTTGGTATATATGGCATTGTTTGGAGCCATAGCTATGGGTAATGCAGCACAAGGCTCTTTGTATATGATAATCTTTGGTGTAGGTACCATACCACTTATGACAATTGCTGTTTATTTTGGCGGAATGCTAAAAGGTGTTGCGCGTAAAAAAGTACAACAGTTAATTCCTGTTTTTGTAATTGTAATTGGAGTGTTGTTTATTCTTAGAGGCTTGGGCCTTGGTATTCCTTATGTGTCTCCTAAACCTGTTGTAGAAATGGTTTCTACCAATATGGAGTGTCACTAA
- a CDS encoding DUF294 nucleotidyltransferase-like domain-containing protein — MKNTISHRVADFLKNYPPFNQLLLEELQELATQISIVYKEKDAIIFNENDAPHTHFYIIHKGAVSLNKTETNTIVDICDEGDIFGLRPLIANENYKMQAKAHEESILYAIPIVTFKPFATSNRDVGNFLIDSFASNTRNPYSKSYRGTLYGEPESGEVYNPSAELFDLQPVKYSKKLVSCSPKTQAKVLAAKMTSKNVGAILVLEDKLPIGIITDKDLRNKIVTGKLPISAPAREIMTSPVITYSKKLTITQAQMAMIKSNISHLCLTKDGTVNSKAVGILSKHDVMLAVGNNPTVLIKAIKRATRTKEIKQVRKSIMMLLKGYLNQNIPMTLISKIISELNDACIKQIIKNSIAKLGTPLPVSFSWLALGSQGRSEQLLHTDQDNALVFEDVPPEKLEETKAIFINFAKQVTQRLNVIGYEYCPAEMMASNPNWCLSLSEWKTNVTSWITNPGKDEVLLSSIFFDYNNVYGNQELVTELSNHIFETAKNYPNFFLHLASGSLQNPSPTGFFRQFLVEQDGANKDFFDIKRRALMPLTDAARVLILSHSIKSINYTAERFEKLAELEPNNAELFIAASYATKALLKFRTKQGLLHNDSGRYISLSKLTKAEKIKLKRTFRTIKEIQELVYIRFKVSNLLR, encoded by the coding sequence ATGAAAAATACCATATCACATAGAGTAGCAGATTTTTTAAAAAACTACCCTCCTTTTAATCAATTATTATTAGAAGAATTACAAGAATTAGCTACACAAATATCTATTGTTTATAAAGAAAAAGATGCTATTATTTTTAATGAAAATGATGCGCCACATACTCATTTTTATATTATACATAAAGGTGCCGTATCTTTAAATAAAACAGAAACCAATACTATTGTAGATATTTGTGATGAAGGAGATATTTTTGGTTTACGCCCTTTAATTGCTAATGAAAATTATAAAATGCAAGCAAAGGCACATGAAGAAAGTATATTATACGCCATACCTATTGTTACTTTTAAACCATTTGCTACTAGCAACAGAGATGTTGGTAATTTTTTAATAGATAGTTTTGCCTCTAACACTAGAAACCCTTATTCTAAAAGCTACAGAGGTACCTTATACGGAGAGCCTGAAAGCGGAGAAGTTTACAACCCTAGTGCAGAGTTGTTTGACTTGCAGCCTGTAAAATATTCTAAAAAACTAGTAAGTTGCTCTCCTAAAACACAAGCAAAAGTGCTAGCTGCAAAAATGACAAGCAAAAATGTTGGTGCTATTTTAGTTTTAGAAGACAAATTACCCATTGGTATTATTACAGACAAAGATTTGCGTAACAAAATTGTTACTGGGAAACTACCTATTTCTGCTCCTGCAAGAGAGATAATGACATCTCCAGTAATTACTTACTCAAAAAAATTAACCATTACGCAGGCACAAATGGCAATGATAAAAAGTAATATTAGCCATTTATGCTTAACAAAAGATGGTACTGTTAATTCTAAGGCTGTTGGTATTTTATCTAAACATGATGTTATGCTTGCGGTTGGCAATAACCCAACAGTACTAATTAAGGCAATAAAAAGAGCCACTAGAACTAAGGAAATTAAGCAGGTAAGAAAAAGTATTATGATGCTGTTAAAGGGATATTTAAACCAGAATATACCAATGACATTAATTTCTAAAATTATTTCTGAGTTAAATGATGCCTGTATTAAACAAATTATAAAAAATTCTATTGCTAAGTTAGGTACTCCGTTACCTGTATCTTTTAGTTGGCTTGCATTAGGTAGCCAAGGCAGAAGCGAACAATTATTGCACACAGACCAAGACAATGCTCTGGTTTTTGAAGATGTACCACCAGAAAAACTAGAAGAAACAAAAGCAATATTTATAAATTTTGCCAAACAAGTAACACAAAGACTAAACGTTATTGGCTACGAGTATTGCCCTGCAGAAATGATGGCTTCTAACCCAAATTGGTGCTTAAGCCTTAGTGAGTGGAAAACAAATGTTACATCTTGGATTACAAATCCTGGTAAAGATGAAGTATTGTTATCATCTATATTTTTTGATTATAACAATGTATATGGCAACCAAGAGTTGGTTACAGAACTATCAAACCATATATTTGAAACAGCTAAAAATTACCCAAATTTCTTTTTACATTTAGCTAGCGGATCTTTACAAAACCCATCTCCTACCGGTTTTTTTAGACAATTTTTAGTAGAGCAAGATGGTGCAAATAAAGACTTTTTTGATATTAAAAGACGTGCGCTTATGCCATTAACAGATGCAGCTAGAGTTTTAATATTATCTCACTCTATAAAGTCTATTAATTATACTGCAGAGCGTTTTGAAAAATTAGCCGAGTTAGAACCCAATAACGCAGAACTATTTATTGCTGCATCATATGCTACCAAAGCATTACTAAAATTTAGAACCAAACAAGGTTTATTACATAACGATTCTGGCAGGTACATATCATTAAGCAAACTAACTAAAGCAGAGAAAATAAAACTTAAACGAACCTTTAGAACTATTAAGGAAATACAAGAATTAGTGTATATTAGATTTAAAGTATCAAACCTATTAAGATGA
- a CDS encoding arginine decarboxylase gives MNTKYIDLIDQTYHFPQEEFKLDGENLMFHDIPLKQLVEQYGSPLKFTYLPKISDNISRAKNWFAIAMEKYQYKGKYHYCYCTKSSHFKPVLHEALNNNIHIETSSAFDINIVEHLKQEGKIKDDTYVICNGFKRDQYITNIARLINEGHRNCIPIIDNYEEIDLLSNEINEDFKVGIRIASEEEPKFEFYTSRLGIGYKNIVPFYENQIRDNDKVQLKMLHFFINTGIKDNAYYWNELLKCLKVYVKLKKICPSLDSLNIGGGFPIKNSLVFDYDYQYMIDEIINQIKLTCDEAGVDVPNIFTEFGSFTVGEAGGAIYEILYQKQQNDREKWNMIDSSFITTLPDTWAINKRFIMLPINRWNDEYERVLLGGLTCDSDDYYNSEQHTNAIYLPKYKKNKPLYIGFFNTGAYQESIGGYGGLQHCLIPQPKHILINKDAEGKITTKLFNEQQKAEDLLKILGYEHNK, from the coding sequence ATGAATACTAAATATATTGATTTAATTGACCAGACTTATCATTTTCCGCAAGAAGAATTTAAGTTAGATGGTGAAAACTTAATGTTTCATGACATACCATTAAAACAACTAGTAGAACAATACGGTAGCCCGTTAAAGTTTACATACTTACCAAAAATCTCTGATAATATTTCTAGAGCTAAAAATTGGTTTGCTATAGCAATGGAAAAATACCAATATAAAGGTAAATACCATTACTGTTATTGTACTAAAAGTTCTCATTTTAAACCAGTATTGCATGAGGCCTTAAATAATAATATACATATAGAAACGTCTTCTGCGTTTGATATTAATATTGTTGAGCACTTAAAACAAGAAGGTAAAATTAAAGATGATACTTATGTAATATGTAACGGCTTTAAAAGAGACCAATACATAACAAACATAGCAAGGTTAATTAATGAAGGACACCGTAATTGCATACCAATTATAGATAATTATGAGGAAATAGACTTGTTGTCTAATGAAATTAATGAAGACTTTAAAGTAGGAATTCGTATAGCGTCTGAAGAAGAACCAAAATTTGAGTTTTATACTTCTCGCTTAGGAATTGGCTACAAAAACATTGTTCCTTTTTATGAAAATCAAATTAGAGATAATGATAAGGTACAGTTAAAAATGTTGCACTTTTTTATAAATACAGGTATAAAAGACAATGCATATTACTGGAACGAGCTTTTAAAGTGTTTAAAGGTTTATGTAAAATTAAAAAAGATTTGTCCGTCTCTAGATAGTTTAAATATAGGTGGTGGTTTTCCAATCAAAAACTCTTTAGTTTTTGATTATGATTACCAATATATGATTGATGAAATCATTAATCAGATTAAATTAACATGTGATGAGGCAGGCGTAGATGTGCCAAATATTTTTACTGAGTTTGGTAGTTTTACTGTGGGTGAAGCAGGTGGTGCTATTTATGAAATTTTATACCAAAAACAACAAAACGATAGAGAAAAGTGGAATATGATAGACTCTTCTTTTATTACAACATTGCCAGATACTTGGGCAATAAATAAAAGGTTTATTATGCTGCCAATTAATAGGTGGAATGATGAGTATGAGCGAGTATTGCTTGGTGGTTTAACTTGTGATAGTGATGATTATTACAACAGTGAGCAACACACAAATGCTATTTATTTACCAAAATATAAAAAAAATAAACCTTTATACATTGGGTTTTTTAATACTGGAGCTTACCAAGAAAGTATTGGTGGTTATGGCGGTTTACAACATTGCTTAATACCACAGCCAAAGCACATATTAATAAACAAAGATGCAGAAGGAAAAATAACAACCAAATTATTTAATGAACAACAAAAGGCAGAAGATCTGCTTAAAATTTTAGGATATGAGCACAACAAATAA
- a CDS encoding 3'-5' exonuclease, producing the protein MINFFKKSKLDLPDYWLEYENLFKTKQPENIQDITFVVLDTETTGFSYQEDRMLCIGALKLKNNDINIGDSFEVFIHQDHYNQETAEIHGILKEGKTTRLEELETLKLFLAYLKNSVIVAHHAGFDVTFINMALERHSLPKLKNKILDTSTLYKKTLIRSNLLVKKEHYSLDELAEKFSISVKDRHTALGDAYITAIAFLKILVKLKEKKITTLKQLLRIY; encoded by the coding sequence ATGATAAATTTCTTTAAAAAAAGTAAATTAGATTTACCAGATTATTGGCTTGAATATGAAAATCTTTTTAAAACCAAACAACCAGAAAACATACAAGATATTACGTTTGTTGTTTTAGATACAGAAACTACTGGCTTTAGTTACCAAGAAGATCGTATGCTTTGTATTGGTGCTTTAAAACTTAAAAATAATGATATTAATATAGGTGATAGTTTTGAGGTTTTTATACACCAAGATCATTACAACCAAGAAACGGCAGAAATACACGGAATATTAAAAGAAGGTAAAACTACTAGACTTGAAGAGCTAGAAACCTTAAAACTGTTTTTAGCGTACCTAAAAAACAGTGTCATTGTAGCCCACCACGCTGGTTTTGATGTTACTTTTATAAATATGGCATTAGAGCGCCATAGCTTACCCAAATTAAAAAACAAAATTTTAGATACCTCTACCTTGTATAAAAAAACACTTATACGCTCTAATTTATTGGTGAAAAAAGAGCATTATTCTTTAGATGAATTGGCAGAAAAGTTTAGTATATCTGTAAAAGATAGGCATACCGCTCTTGGTGATGCGTATATTACTGCTATTGCTTTTTTAAAGATTTTGGTAAAATTAAAAGAGAAAAAAATTACCACTTTAAAACAGTTACTCCGCATTTATTAA
- the speB gene encoding agmatinase: MSTTNNYAGIPDEFAQLETAKVVLIPVPYDGTSTWGKGADKGPEAFLVASENMELYDIETGTEPYQQGIYLADAITENSSPEAMVDEVHKITKKYIKRNKFVTLFGGEHSISIGTIRAFNECFNNLTVLHIDAHADLRASYEGTACNHACAVHEASQQTNLLQVGIRSMDAIEKTYMDEEKTFFAHDMVNDEYWMDKVVDQMTENVFITLDLDALDPSILPSTGTPEPGGLFWYETLEFLKQVFTEKNVVGFDIVELCPNKADKSSDFLAAKLYYKMLSYKFMGEGVDDAYDNTYAIDLKAGNSTISKFEEDED, from the coding sequence ATGAGCACAACAAATAATTACGCAGGCATTCCAGATGAGTTTGCGCAATTGGAGACCGCAAAAGTAGTTTTAATCCCAGTTCCTTATGACGGAACAAGTACATGGGGAAAAGGAGCAGATAAAGGGCCAGAGGCTTTTTTAGTTGCATCAGAAAATATGGAATTGTACGATATTGAAACCGGTACAGAACCATACCAACAAGGAATATACCTTGCTGATGCAATTACAGAAAATAGCTCGCCAGAAGCTATGGTAGACGAGGTGCATAAAATCACTAAAAAGTACATTAAGCGTAACAAGTTTGTAACGTTATTTGGTGGTGAACATTCTATTTCTATAGGTACTATTAGGGCTTTTAATGAGTGTTTTAATAACCTAACTGTTTTGCATATTGATGCACATGCAGATTTAAGAGCATCTTATGAGGGAACAGCTTGTAACCACGCTTGCGCAGTGCATGAGGCAAGTCAACAAACTAATTTGTTACAAGTAGGTATACGTAGTATGGATGCTATAGAAAAAACATATATGGATGAAGAAAAAACATTCTTTGCTCATGATATGGTTAATGATGAGTATTGGATGGATAAGGTTGTAGACCAAATGACAGAAAACGTTTTTATTACCTTAGATTTAGATGCTTTAGACCCATCTATATTACCATCTACAGGAACACCAGAACCAGGAGGTTTGTTTTGGTATGAAACTCTAGAGTTTTTAAAACAAGTATTTACAGAAAAAAATGTTGTAGGTTTTGATATTGTTGAACTTTGCCCAAATAAGGCAGATAAATCGTCAGATTTTTTAGCAGCAAAATTATACTACAAAATGTTAAGTTATAAATTTATGGGTGAAGGTGTAGATGATGCTTATGATAATACATATGCTATAGATCTAAAAGCTGGTAACTCTACTATTTCAAAATTTGAAGAAGATGAAGACTAA
- a CDS encoding heavy metal translocating P-type ATPase: protein MKHTYHIHGMTCNGCRGHVEKTLANVDGVTNASVNLEKAEATIESESHIPINTFKEALKKDGDRYSIHNVGEHVHTPKKEAQPKGQGTGVFYCPMHCEDDKTYDEAGDCPVCGMDLVEEQNLNPVTQQQYTCPMHPEVVKDEPGYCPICGMDLVPMEPSLSAEEKTYKKLIHKFWLSLGFTLPIFLIAMSEMLVNNPLYTILDQKYWNWVQLVLSIPVVFYGTWMFFERAYRSVKTWNLNMFTLVGIGAGVAWLFSVFGLLVPDFFPAEFKTQSGAVHVYFEAATVILTLVLMGQVLEARAHSKTNAAVKELLKLAPNKAVKVVNGVEEEVAINNVVKGDVLKVKPGEKIPVDGYITEGSTTVDESMISGEPIAVSKTVKDEVSSGTINGNQSFLMQAEKVGADTLLSQIVKMVNDASRSRAPIQKLADKISSYFVPVVVIVSILTFIAWVIWGPEPAYVFALVNAIAVLIIACPCALGLATPMSIMVGVGKGAQNGVLIKNAEALELMNKVDVLIVDKTGTITEGKPTVENVGVFNKDFTVDKVTQFIASLNNSSEHPLAEATVNYAKENKVDFLKTKNFNAVTGKGVEGVISDTKISLGNALMMNYANATISSVMEEEVQKYQKQGKTVSYVAINKEVIGYVVIADKIKETSAKAIKELQNRGVDVIMLTGDTYETAKAVADSLNLNSFKAGMLPKDKLKEVEKLQQQGKIVAMAGDGINDAPALAKSDVGIAMGTGTDVAIESAMITLVKGDLHGIVKAHNLSSGVLKNIKQNLFFALIYNTIGVPIAAGVLYPVFGLLLSPMIAALAMSFSSVSVIANALRLKNIKI, encoded by the coding sequence ATGAAACATACCTATCATATACACGGAATGACTTGTAATGGTTGCCGTGGGCACGTAGAAAAAACACTGGCTAATGTAGATGGTGTTACTAATGCTAGCGTTAATTTAGAAAAAGCAGAAGCTACAATAGAATCCGAATCTCATATACCTATAAATACTTTTAAAGAAGCTTTAAAAAAAGATGGTGACAGGTATAGTATACATAATGTAGGTGAGCACGTGCATACTCCAAAAAAAGAAGCACAGCCAAAAGGGCAAGGCACAGGTGTTTTTTATTGTCCTATGCATTGTGAAGATGATAAAACTTACGATGAGGCTGGTGACTGTCCTGTCTGCGGAATGGATTTGGTAGAGGAACAAAATTTAAACCCTGTTACTCAACAACAATATACGTGTCCAATGCATCCAGAGGTTGTAAAAGATGAGCCCGGATATTGCCCTATTTGTGGTATGGACTTAGTGCCAATGGAACCTAGTCTTTCCGCAGAAGAAAAAACATATAAAAAACTAATACATAAGTTTTGGTTGTCCTTAGGTTTTACATTACCTATTTTTTTAATAGCAATGAGCGAGATGCTGGTTAACAACCCATTGTATACCATTTTAGATCAAAAATATTGGAATTGGGTACAATTAGTGTTGTCTATACCTGTAGTTTTTTATGGTACGTGGATGTTTTTTGAACGTGCTTACAGAAGTGTGAAAACGTGGAATTTAAATATGTTTACACTGGTTGGTATTGGCGCAGGTGTAGCTTGGTTATTTAGTGTTTTTGGCTTATTGGTACCAGATTTTTTTCCTGCTGAGTTTAAAACACAAAGTGGAGCAGTACATGTATATTTTGAAGCTGCAACGGTAATATTAACATTAGTTTTAATGGGGCAGGTGTTAGAGGCACGCGCGCACAGTAAAACTAATGCAGCTGTTAAAGAGTTACTTAAACTTGCACCTAACAAAGCAGTTAAGGTTGTTAACGGAGTAGAAGAAGAAGTTGCTATAAATAACGTTGTTAAAGGTGATGTTCTAAAAGTGAAACCAGGAGAAAAAATCCCTGTTGATGGTTATATTACAGAGGGTAGCACAACGGTAGACGAGTCTATGATTTCTGGAGAACCCATTGCTGTTAGTAAAACTGTAAAAGATGAGGTTAGTAGTGGTACTATTAACGGTAACCAGTCTTTTTTAATGCAAGCAGAAAAAGTGGGTGCAGATACATTGCTTTCTCAGATTGTTAAAATGGTGAATGATGCCAGTCGTAGTAGAGCGCCAATACAAAAATTAGCAGATAAAATATCTAGTTATTTTGTGCCAGTAGTGGTTATTGTTTCTATACTAACCTTTATTGCTTGGGTAATTTGGGGTCCAGAGCCTGCTTATGTTTTTGCCTTAGTAAATGCTATTGCGGTATTAATAATAGCGTGTCCTTGTGCATTAGGCTTGGCAACACCAATGTCTATTATGGTTGGTGTTGGTAAAGGAGCCCAAAACGGTGTTTTAATAAAAAATGCTGAGGCTTTGGAGTTAATGAATAAAGTAGACGTTTTAATTGTAGACAAAACAGGAACAATTACAGAAGGGAAGCCCACAGTAGAAAATGTAGGTGTTTTTAATAAAGATTTTACGGTAGATAAAGTAACACAATTTATAGCTTCATTAAATAATTCTAGTGAGCACCCTTTAGCAGAAGCTACAGTAAATTATGCTAAAGAAAATAAAGTTGATTTTTTAAAAACAAAAAACTTTAATGCTGTTACAGGTAAAGGTGTAGAAGGTGTTATTTCTGATACTAAAATAAGTTTGGGTAATGCATTAATGATGAACTATGCTAATGCTACTATTTCTTCTGTAATGGAAGAGGAAGTACAAAAATATCAAAAACAAGGAAAAACAGTTTCTTATGTAGCAATAAATAAAGAGGTCATAGGTTATGTTGTTATTGCTGATAAAATTAAAGAAACAAGCGCTAAAGCAATAAAGGAACTACAAAATAGAGGAGTAGACGTAATTATGCTTACTGGTGATACTTATGAAACTGCTAAGGCTGTAGCAGACTCACTTAATTTAAATAGTTTTAAAGCCGGTATGTTGCCAAAAGATAAGTTAAAAGAAGTTGAAAAATTACAACAACAAGGTAAAATAGTTGCTATGGCTGGTGATGGAATTAATGATGCGCCTGCATTAGCAAAAAGTGATGTTGGCATTGCAATGGGTACTGGTACAGATGTGGCTATAGAGAGCGCAATGATTACACTTGTAAAAGGAGATTTACACGGTATAGTTAAAGCACATAACTTAAGTAGTGGAGTACTTAAAAACATTAAACAAAACTTATTTTTTGCGCTAATTTATAATACTATAGGTGTACCAATTGCAGCAGGTGTTTTGTATCCTGTCTTTGGTTTGTTGCTTTCCCCTATGATAGCAGCTTTAGCTATGAGTTTTAGTTCTGTGTCTGTAATTGCAAATGCATTACGATTAAAAAACATAAAAATATAA
- a CDS encoding acetyl-CoA hydrolase/transferase family protein: MNIVSAAQAAKSIKSGNRVFLQGAAMTPNVLIDALCNRYEELKNVEIVSIHTEGQAKYAQEPYSKSFKMNSCFVGSNVRQLINTTQGDYIPIFLSEINLLFRNGILPLDVAVVQVSPPDKHGYCSLGVSVDITLPAIQTAKKVIAQINPCVPRTHGDGIIHIKDIDCAVEVNTPIHTHGISPISNIEQQIGKHVAGLIEDGATLQMGIGNIPNAVLSNLGNHKRLGIHTEMFSDGVLPLIESGVITGEDKVVKHGKIVTCFAVGSQKLYDFVDDNPLVHFKEAAYTNDTSIIRRNPKVTAINSAIEIDLTGQICADTIGSRQYSGVGGQMDFIRGASLSKGGKPIFAMPSITAKGISKITPFLKQGAGVTTTRAHVHYVATEYGVVNLYGKNLQERAKALISISHPNFREELSKEAYNRFKS, encoded by the coding sequence ATGAATATTGTTTCTGCAGCGCAAGCCGCAAAATCTATAAAATCTGGTAATAGAGTTTTTTTGCAAGGAGCTGCAATGACGCCAAATGTGCTAATAGATGCTTTGTGTAATAGGTATGAAGAATTAAAAAACGTAGAAATTGTATCTATACATACAGAGGGGCAAGCAAAATATGCACAAGAGCCTTATAGTAAAAGTTTTAAAATGAATAGTTGCTTTGTTGGTAGCAATGTTAGGCAATTAATAAATACAACTCAAGGAGATTATATTCCAATTTTTTTAAGCGAAATTAACCTGCTTTTTAGAAACGGAATTCTTCCGTTAGATGTTGCTGTTGTGCAAGTGTCTCCACCAGATAAACACGGGTATTGTTCTTTAGGTGTTTCTGTAGACATAACATTACCAGCCATACAAACAGCAAAAAAAGTTATAGCACAAATAAACCCTTGCGTGCCCAGAACTCACGGTGATGGTATTATACACATAAAAGATATAGACTGTGCTGTTGAGGTTAATACACCAATACATACGCACGGTATTTCACCAATATCTAACATAGAACAACAAATTGGTAAACACGTAGCAGGTTTAATAGAAGATGGTGCTACCTTACAAATGGGTATAGGTAATATACCAAACGCAGTGTTAAGTAATTTAGGCAACCACAAACGTTTGGGTATACATACAGAAATGTTTTCTGATGGTGTTTTGCCTTTAATAGAAAGTGGTGTAATTACAGGCGAAGATAAAGTAGTAAAACACGGTAAAATTGTAACCTGCTTTGCTGTAGGATCACAAAAACTTTACGATTTTGTAGATGATAATCCATTGGTGCATTTTAAAGAAGCTGCTTATACTAATGATACTTCCATTATACGCAGAAACCCTAAGGTTACAGCCATTAATAGCGCTATAGAAATAGATCTTACAGGTCAAATTTGTGCAGATACAATTGGTAGCAGGCAATATTCTGGTGTAGGCGGACAAATGGATTTTATACGTGGTGCATCTTTGTCTAAAGGTGGTAAACCTATTTTTGCAATGCCGTCTATTACCGCTAAAGGCATTTCTAAAATAACACCGTTTTTAAAACAAGGAGCGGGTGTTACTACAACACGTGCTCACGTACACTATGTAGCCACAGAATACGGAGTGGTTAATTTATATGGTAAAAATTTACAAGAAAGAGCAAAGGCATTAATATCTATTTCTCACCCTAATTTTAGAGAGGAGTTAAGTAAAGAAGCTTATAATCGTTTTAAAAGCTAG